A region of Diospyros lotus cultivar Yz01 chromosome 3, ASM1463336v1, whole genome shotgun sequence DNA encodes the following proteins:
- the LOC127797694 gene encoding nuclear transport factor 2B-like, producing the protein MDADALAKAFVEHYYTTFDASRAGLANLYQDSSMLTFEGQKIQGAQNIVAKLTSLPFQQCQHSITTVDCQPSGPAGGMLVFVSGNLQVSGEQHALKFSQMFHLMPTPQGSFYVFNDIFRLNYA; encoded by the exons ATGGACGCAGACGCATTGGCAAAGGCGTTCGTCGAGCACTACTACACCACCTTCGACGCCAGTCGAGCCGGACTGGCGAACCTCTACCAGGACTCGTCCATGTTAACCTTCGAGGGCCAGAAGATCCAAGGGGCCCAAAATATTGTTGCCAAGCTCACCAGCCTTCCTTTCCAGCAGTGCCAGCACAGCATCACCACCGTAGATTGCCAGCCGTCTGGCCCTGCCGGCGGAATGCTTGTCTTCGTCAGCGGCAACCTGCAAGTCTCTGGTGAACAGCATGCCCTCAAGTTCAGCCAG ATGTTCCATCTAATGCCAACACCCCAAGGTAGCTTCTATGTGTTCAATGACATTTTCCGATTGAATTATGCATGA
- the LOC127797692 gene encoding uncharacterized protein LOC127797692, protein MEVSKEKVELVQLAIQRLMEEQRAKKSNDDDDGDGHRLLLLRRLLSELETLEGDGKIQQHKAPADQEDSPHSPALVGGGTESKAANDESGGNEEIAKELGKIKRQNFVTHCLLSAMIALTVVWQLSEVSLVLRLKDGLNHPFKSLGGMLAGLLKRPIKNARNGDKETESSDRQQQFSPLRIPEMTQLDLPLGLDKED, encoded by the exons ATGGAGGTATCGAAGGAGAAGGTGGAGTTGGTGCAGCTAGCAATCCAGCGCCTAATGGAAGAGCAAAGAGCGAAGAAATCcaacgacgacgacgacggTGACGGCcaccgcctcctcctcctccgtcGATTGCTTTCTGAG TTGGAAACTTTAGAGGGGGACGGCAAAATCCAGCAACACAAAGCACCAGCGGATCAGGAGGACTCCCCCCATTCCCCTGCACTTGTTGGAGGTGGGACAGAGAGTAAGGCTGCTAATGATGAGAGTGGTGGAAACGAAGAGATAGCTAAAGAACTTGGGAAGATTAAGAGACAGAATTTTGTTACCCATTGCCTTCTTTCGGCAATGATTGCCCTTACTGTTGTGTGGCAGCTATCTGAGGTTTCTCTTGTTCTTAGACTTAAAGATGGACTGAATCACCCTTTCAAAAGCTTAGGTGGCATGCTAGCAGGTCTGCTAAAGCGCCCTATTAAAAATGCTCGGAATGGCGACAAAGAGACAGAGTCATCTGATAGGCAACAACAGTTCTCTCCTCTCAGAATTCCAGAGATGACCCAGTTGGATTTGCCCTTGGGTTTGGACAAAGAGGACTGA